GTCCTTGAATCTGTTATCTGTGTGACAATGTCACATTGTGCTTGGGCATTGGTGTTTGCCCATGCTATGGAGAAAATGTGTCGGTTTCAGATTGTAATAATTCACTGTTCATTCACTTGATGATGCTAACCCTGACCTACGGTGGCACTTATGGATTCTTATTTCTACATGTTATTAGTCCTATTTAACATGCCTATTGGTTTAGTAAGTAAAACAAGCAAAAGAGACTGCTTCAATGTTTCTGGAATTTGGGAATTCTCACTGTACAAATGTAACTGGTGCTGAATCAGATGGCTAGTAATTATAGCTGCCAATAACCTCATAATGTAACACATTATGCTTCTAATAAGGTTTCTTTTGAAGTTTCATGCTTAAAAATACATAGTATACGGCAGCAAGATTAACAGCTGAAAATGTCATTGCAGTTGCATCTTTCAGAGCCTAACTTCAAGGCAGAATTAAGTAACAAGCAGTAGCTTTGGATGTTTGATAATTTTCACAATATTAAGTTTCCCTCTTCTATGCAAAAATTGCTTACCTTCTGTACAGAAAAACCATATGTTACTTACCTCTATAGAGTTTCACCTGAGTTCGTGTGACTGAATGGAACGATGGCTATATGATTTTGGCTTGAGAGGAGAGTTGAGGAATTGCCTGCCAGCATAGACATTTGTTTGATCTGTGATGTATATATTCATCTGACTCTGCATAACCTTCTTTTATTTGTATTATCCAGTTGATGGATGTTAACGAAAGCCCTGTTTATCTTCTATTAAATCCTACAATCAACCTCTCCCAGAAGGATCTCCCTGTGACTATCTATGAGAGTGGTAAGTCAATATGGATTTAAGTTTGGAATCATTAATGTATTGCAACTTGTTTCTCCTGTGTTTGGTTCTAACCTGAACCTGTTTATGCAACTTCAATGATTTATATGTGCTTTTGACTATTAGCGCTTGATTTTGTGTGTACATAGGTTCTGGTTATGCACGCATGTTGCTCTGAATCTTGATCAGTCTTAGATTGCCAAGTCGCATTGCCATACTAGTTATCATATTGCTCTTTAAATTCAGGGTTCAGATCAAGAAAGGATATTTATGAATTTATGAAGTTTGGTGCTGCTGTATTAATAAGTTTAAACTTTTTTCTTTCGTGTCGACACATTGCCTTTTTTATGTAAAAAATGTAAATGCTCAATTTTTTAATTTTGTATCAGGCAACCCCTAAAGTTTATTTCCAGGTGCCAATATTAACTACATAAGCCATTAGGTTCTACCATGTGTACAAGTATAACGTGAATAGCCCCTGAACTGTTCCACTTGTATACTTAACCAGAGAGTTTTATCAATGTTTTCTTGTCACGCTCTCACTTTGTTTTTCTATCAAATTGTCTGCTAATTGCTTCTTTATTTTCTGTAATTTGAAGAGTTGCATGTCATCGATGGGAGTCCTCAGCTCATCTTTGTCAGATCAAATTATACAATTGAGGTAAGTGTTACCCCTTGTGCGTCTAGctatatatgatttttttttaacaTTAGTACGCTTGATCAAAGACTGTAGAGGCTGAGAGGATATCTGTGGACCATGTTGCCCATCTCAAACCTTCTGATGGTGGCTCAGCAGCAACTCAGTGTAAGGATTATACTTTGAAGACCTCTCATCAGACAAAGCCCTGGGGGGTGGCTTCCCTGTGGCTTTGCTTTCTCAACATTATTAGTCATACTATCTGAGGTATTTTTCTGGACAGAATTGTACTAATCGATGCTTTTGTGCAGTGGCTGCTCATCTTACAGGAATACACAGTGCCATCAAGATGCTCAATAGCAGGGTCCGTGTTATCCATCAGTATCTTGTTGCCATGCAAAAAGGTCCGTACATATATGAAGTGCTACATTGCTTTATCTCTCGCTACTGAGATAATGCTCTATCGTGCTTGTTCTCCAAAACATGCTTCCATTCTTATTTAAACATAAAAACCTTTAGAACTTTAATTTCCCATGTACTTGTTAATCACCCTGTTGGACTTTTTTTGACTTGAGAAATTTAACTGCAAAGCCTTTTCTTCAACTGCAGGTGACATTCCAGTGGATAACTCGCTGCTTAGGCAAGTCTCAAGCCTCGTAAGAAGGCTACCAGCTATGGAGTCACAGAAATTCCAAGACGACTTCTTAATGGTATGCTAGTTTCATTTCTCATCTTAGGCAAAGTGCTTTCTCTTTTGATTTGAAGAATACATTATTTGAATTGCCAGCTATGTTGCCAGTAAAGATCGCTTTTCTGTAATTTTCTCAACGTTGCATAGTTAATGTATGTGTAATAATGATGATGACATTCATTGTTTCCAGGAATACAACGACACTCTCCTCATGACTTACCTGGCAATGTTCACCAACTGTTCAAGGTTTGCACTCACCTCTTTCACAGATGAAGTTCCTTATTCTTCTATACCTTATATCGTTCTTTGTTGGAAATTTCACTTGTGTTGATTTCAACTTTATAATTTGCAGCACAATGAACGAGTTGGTCGAGAAGATCAACACAAGCTACGAGAGACCGACTACCAGGAGAGGAGGCCGAGGTGCTTTCATGTAGCTTACCTGCCGTGATCCTGCTGCTGCTTTCATCTGTGgagattttttggaaaaaaatagcTTATGTTCCCGAGGCATTTTTTTTTGCATGTATTATGTGCAATCGGCTATACGGCAGCTCTCGAGTCACTTCAAAGTTTCTAGGCAAAAAATGATGATTTGCTCGAACTGTATCAAATCCCACTTGTGCTGAAGTTGGTCTGTAAAGTTTCTCCCCCTAGTTATTCTATTTGACTGGCAAATGGATATTGATGCTGGTTTGCGTCACGCTCACGGTCAAAAAAAACTTGAAATCATTTGTTACGCTGCTTGATGTAACGTTATGATACATGGGCACGGCAGAACGCAGCTGACCCGATCCTATTGGCAGGACTATACGTTCTTTGAAGATTAGAAGATACATCTGAATATTCAGAACAAGACAAGAAATTAGCTGTGATGTAATCAGCCACTCTTCCTACTGAGGGCTTACTTCATAAATCATCAtcaaaataagaaaagaaaaggtaCCATATAATCCTGAAGAAATTGTCCAAAAGAAAAGGCGCCATAGAATAGTTCTTTGACACAAGGAACCATAGAGCACAAATGGTACATGTTTAATCAAAGGTAAAATAGGGCATTACAGTATCAACTCAAATGGCAATAACAACACATACTGAAGAAAACGAATGTTGGGTTGGCACTTCTACTGCAACCCATGTCGCAGCCTCACAGGCGCTGCCACAGATGGGTTAATCCTGCACATCTACTGAAGAAAACGAATGTCTGTTGCCACAGATGGGTTAATCCTGCACATCAACTGAAGAAAACGAATGGCTGGATGACACTTGTTCCTGCCCATGTTTTAAAGGCGgctaggcgtccaggcgagtgcttggtacgcctggacgcctaggcgacgcctaggcgacaaggcgccactgtttcccaaggcgagctgggtacgcctggacgcctacgcctaggcgacgcctttaaAACACTGGTTCCTGCAGCCGATGTCGCAGAAATTGCAGCACATCTACTGAAGAAAACGAATGTCTGGATGGCACTTGTTCCTGCAGCCCATGTCGCAGGCGTTGCAGCAGATGGTTAATCCAGGCTTTCGCTCCAGAACCTCCGCAACTGTCGGGCTGCAGCCACGACGTTGTGCCACATTCTTACCGACGCCAAGCCACCGCAGCCCTCGGAACAGTGGTGGCTCAAAGTGTCTCAGGAAGTTTCGAGACAGCTTACTGCAGTAGGCAAGATCAAGCATTCTCAGGGAACATTTACTGGAGTCGCATCCCATAGAACCTAGCACTTCGAGAGACGAATCAGTTATGAGGAGGCAGTTCCGCAGACACAGGCTGCTTATCTGCTCACAGTTCCTGGCAATCACTGTCACAGCCCGACATGATATTCTTGGTACATTCCCGATGTCAAGCGAAATTAATGTTTTGTTGATGGTGCCAGTCCCGCACAACAGTGAAGCTATTCCATTACTGCCGATCCTTCTGCACCCTCTCAAGCACAAAGAAGATATCAGGCACCTCCCATTACCGAGTGCTGATAAACCCGCATCAGTAATGTCAGCTCCAGCAAGATCCAGTAGAGTTAGGTTGGGGAGCTTTGAGATGGAAACCAAGCCAGAGTCTGCAATGCTCTTGCAACCCGAGAGATCGAGAACCTTCAAGTTAGTGCAGGGTGCTAGAGATTTGGCGGTATCACTAGTTAGGAGAGCACAGTTAAGCAACCTCACTTCTGAAATGTTTGGAGCTGCCTTATCAAGATCTAGGCATGCCAAGTCTGACAAGCACGAGCCGTTGCTGACCTCAAACTTCTTCAGGTCCTTCCCAGAGTGGAGAAGGGCTGCATACCCTGCATCACTTACTTTAGAGAACCCACCAAATCTAATGGTTCTGAGTTGCTTGCATCCGTCAGCGAGCATCAGTATCCCAAAGTCGTTTACCCGTCTGAAGTCGCAGCAACGACGTGTCAGAGACAAATGTCTCAAGTTGTGGCATAAGCCAAGTGCTTGAAGCCCAACATTGGTCAAATCTTCAGGCAAATTTGGTTGGGTAACAGGTTCATCTTCCAGGCACAGCTCAACCAACTTGTGGACATTACTGGTGATCAACATAACGAGTTCATCCGTTATTGTGTCGAGAACTAAAGAGAGTGATTCCAAACTGTCAGTGATGTGTTTGCTCAGAGAGGTGGTTTTCAGGAAGACTGTCTTTGCCCTAGAATGAGATACAGGCTGTAGCAACAGGTCCTTGATGTTACTAGGAATGAGAGGCAATCCAGTTCCAGTCTCGTATTCAGCTGTGCGTGGATCTAGCAGAGGGAACTTCACCCAAAGAGTCTGTATTGAATATTGAAAAAAAGACTGCTCAGAGCAAGCAACCAAATTAACTGAACTTTTTCTAAAAGCTCCATAACATTATTCAAAGGCTACGGTTAATCTTATGTAATTCTGTGCATGCTTGGAAATCGAAAGACAATGAAAGCAAACAAATCTTCGAATATGCAATATTGCTACAAAGTGGCATGTTTTTAGCGAGGAAGAATATCATATTCGTAAATTGTACCAGAAAAATCTCTCACCTCCAAGTAAACACATCCCGTGTAGATAGGCGCTAGGCAAGTACCGAACCCAGAATAACGAGAATATAGAATGTCTGGAGCAACCGCCATCTCCAGCTTCAACGATCTGAATTTTTCAAATTCGGGTTAAAGGATGATTGGACTTCTCAATCACTATGACTTGAAAGCAATGTCCCAAATTCCAGATCATTAATTGCATAATCCAATTTCATTTTGGCAAATGACGAGAATAAACAGGAATGTGCATAGTTCCAGACGCAATCTTCTGAAGCAATTTTACATTCGCGTGCATATACGAAGGCATGAACAATACAGTGCTGAAGAACCGCACCTTAAATTGCGGCATCCCGCGCCAACAGCCACAAAGAAGCtcatggagaaggagcacctgaGCAGCGAGAGCTCGCGCAGGCTACCCCTGGCGATGACGGAGGCGGCGGAGTCGTCGAGGAGGCTGCAATTGACGGTGAGGCTGCGGACCGCGCCGTTCCCCGCGAGAATCCTGCCTAGGATGGCGTTCGACGGGGCAAAGGCCTGCAGCGGGCGAGCGACCGAACCGAAGCCCCAGGGGGTTAGTGGAGGAAGGGAAGGAAGAAGGGGGAaacggaggggaggggagggtgaAGCTCACGGAGAGGTCGATGGCGGTGAGGGCGGAGAGGGCGGCGTTGGCGGCGGCGTGGAGCGAGCGGCAGGACGCGGCGGCGGAGAAGGCGCCGTCGAGGTCGAGACGGCCCAGCACCTCCACCAGGAGCGCCTCGGGGAGCCTCTCGACcaggccgccaccgccgccgccgctgctctctGCGGTGCCGGAGGGCTCGCCGTTGCAGCGGtctccgtcgccgtcgccggcggTCCGGGGCTTCTTCTCCGCTACTGTGTCCTCCATCCCCTTCGCTTCTGAGCCGGGCTGGCCCCGCCGCCTGCAGCAGAGAGCGTGGACTCTGGATTGAGAAGTGCACAGATTTGCAGGGAGGAGGAACGGGAGGATATGCCGCTGACACCCAGGGACCACACGAGCACGGTGTTTGGATGACTGGTCTAGGAGAAAACTGCgtctatgacatgtgggccccttTTACAGTTACCGACGGTGGTTTATCAAGGATTTCGGTAGCGTATAAGGAATTGTTCCTTATCATATTTGACAATAGTAACGTCCAATCCGCGCGCCTTTTAGAATTTAAATTCTTTCAATTCTAGCCGGGGTAAGTTTTTGAGCCATCATGTGGTAGATATATAAGATAGGTCTGGTACTTGGTAGAGAAAGGATGCGCGTTAGGTACCCCAAAAaaaatactgacaaataaaagTGCTTCTGAAGTTAGCAGAACACAGGTTGGAATACCATGCGAAATGCTCCATTACTTCATCAGTACTCAACAGTTGCTATGTTTTGAAGCGTTCTTATGTTTATTTCTTTTTAACACAAAAAAATCTGTTCAAtagatattttttttaaaatagtcCATATGATACAGGTATTTCTTCAGCTCTTAAAGTCTCTGTGATCATTTTTTGCTACACGGGAAGGTATCATGTAGAATTGTACCTTATAGTAGCATCTGTTAAGCAGATGAACAATTGCTATTTGAGGAGTCCAAAAAGATTATCAAGACAGTATTCAAGAACCCCCTCAATCTTGTTTATTTAAACTTGGCAGCAGAAAACAAAAGAATATCCACAACAGCTTTACACTACATATGGTGGAACTTACATCAGAACTTCCCTATCAAGCTGTCAACGCATCTTCCAGTAACCCCATGAAACATGCCCTTGAAGACctccatttcatcatcttcccTATCAATATGAAGTTTTCTCCCGGTAACTAACTACCTCCTCAAATTCATATTCTTTTCAAATCTCTGTGAGGTCATTAACGGTTAGTTAATAGTAACTACACTtgggccccgttcgcgtgcccttaaacccggcttgatccgcttctttttttatctggaatagtgtttttctctcacaaattcctccagcattcctccagaccatccaaattcctccagaattcctccagcCGAACACCCCCTTGGAAAAGAAAAGGTGTTCTCCTGTTCTCCATGCTGTCCTTGCACAATCTGAAtgcaaaaacactgttccggatgaaatattgtgagagagaaacactgttctggatgaaaaaagaagccgaacaagccggttttaagggcacgcgaatggGGCCTAAAGTCCTTCACATTGTTCTCCAGCTTGCGTCGCCAAAAACCACCTTGGTCATCTCATGCTCACCCATAACCATAATGAAGAAACCCAAAACGTGTACTGTCAGTCAAAGTTCTGTTGCAGATGGAGATGAACAAGGAAGAGTATCAAAGTTTTATGAGCAGTGAGTGTAAATGTGACCAAATATGCTGAGAAGTGATGTTATGAAATACCTCAATTTCCACAAAGTATCAATTACACCAGTTTTCTTTTCTCATGCCTCAGGACATACATTAGTTCTGAATTCTGCTGCTAACATAAAAGTATTTGAAAACTAATGTAACTATCATAAAAgctcacaaaaaaaaaatcaaatgacCGTCTCATGCGCATTCTTACTGGTATCAAAAGAATCATCAATCCTAAATTAAACTTTTATATCGCTGAGTTTGCAGAACTAAAAGGGAAAAGAGATAATAAGACGGAAAAGGCTGCATGAAATGCTTCTATTTAACTTGACTGAAAACAAAATTATAAAGGAAAGACAGTTACATGTGGCGGATTTACAGCTGAATTTCTTTCCAGACGTCAACTTATATTCCGGTCTTCTTAAGGTACATGGTGTCTTTGAAGACCATCATTTTCATCATCTGAATACATAGGTTTTCTCCCAGTAACCAACTCCGTTATCTCTCCCAGTTAATAGTATCGACACTGGGAAACCAGTTCTTCTCCAAGCTATCCTTGCACAACCTGAATGCCAAATAACAGTCCCTTCCCAATTCCCATCGTTTCCAGGATCCATGTATCTCATAATTGGTTTCAAGATCAGTGAAAAACATCTAGGATTTTAAGACTAGCACTATTGTAATGCTTTAAAAGTAGGATTTCATATAGATAGTCTAGGTTTATTCACTGATATTTCACATTTTTCACGGAATACAGGATTCTCTCTGAGATTACTCATGTGAAACCTTCTaacaatattttaaaaataatgtAGCAGACACTACAACTTAAAGCTACATGGTTATCAACAGGTGGAAGGGGGTAAAAGAGCTGTCCACATATTAGCAAAAGTATGATAAAATGTACAGTGTAGATTTAAAATTATTGATGACTGAATGATAAGTGCTATGTCGTATTTTAACCAACAAAAATAATCAGAAGAATAATCTTGATGTATAATTGTAAAGGTCATGTGCATCATTTCAATCATGTTAAGAATCACAACGTTTCAACCAGATGAGATCACATGATTGCAAAATTTTCACAGATCTAAGAGATAATAAATTATCCTAGTCACATTAGTTTGTTTTACTTTTAGACATGCACATTACTAACTAATCATCCGAACTGATGCATCATAGAGGTGTATGCATCAAGTAGCATGCAATGTTAGTTACTTTTTAGTCAATCAGTGATGACTGATGAATAGCAAGTAGTAACTCTGGTAACTGAAAACTGTTATTGATCAGTCACAAATTTGAACATTGTTGTCAAGGAAGTTAGTATTTTTAACAAGAAACATGCAGCACAGATTTGAAAAACTGTGTAACTATCATATGGCTCCTACAAAAAATGGAAATAAATCCAGTTGATTTTGTTTTGGTTTGTTTCCTATGCCTTTTCATCAATGTCAAAAGAATCATCAATCTTAGGGTAGGGAAACTTTGAGGCACAATTAAAATATTTCTTGTTCTTAACAAGTAGACAATACTATCTTGGTaatggaaaaataaaaaaatgataacAAGATCAAATTTTCCCAAACATAGGTTTGTATACTGCACAGAATACTTCATTACTTCATCAACACTGATACCAAAGATGAAGATGGCGTACCTGCCCTTATAAGGGGCTCCGAGCAACGACTTTATATGGAatcaagtttgtttcttcttGATTACAACTGGAACGCCTCTCACGTTAAGTAGGTGCAGCTAAATATCAAACTCTTATTTTTCTCCAACTAAAAGTATAAAACAAAGTCTGGACCCTAACTGAATTGAACAAACCATGACTGAACTGATAATACTCCTGAACAAACTCTATCCTAAACACTTGTGGAGACCACTGATTCCTTCTTCCTGCCATGCTCATATGTTTTCCCGATGAATGCTCCAACAACACATTCTTATATAGTTATGTTGAATTATTACGATCCCAACCTTTTTATAAAACTCCTGAACATTAGCTAACGAAAAGTACAAAACAGAACCTTCAGCTCTTAAAGTCCTTGTCATCCGTGATACTTGAATTTTTATCTTTCTATAACTTATACTAACTTTTAAGGACCTGAAAAATTGTTGTCTGAGGAGCTTGACAGGATGGTTCAATATTTGAAACCCTTTGATCAACCTCATTTCAACTTGCCTATGAAAACAAAGTGATGAAAGAATGTCAACAACAGCCTTACAGTTACAAGTGGTGGATTTACAGCAAAACTTCCTATCCAGACATCAACTTATCTTCCAGTCTTCCTATGAGATAATATGTCTTTGAAGACCTTCATTTCACCATCTGAATACGAAGGTTTTCTCCCAGTAACCAACTTCATTATCTCTCTCGCATTCCTATCCTTTGAGATAGCCATGAGGCCTTTCAACAGTTGGTTAATAGTATCGACACTCGGAAACCAATTTTTCTCCACGCTATCTTTGCACAACCTGAATGCGAAATCAAAGTCCCTTCTCTCACAGAGGTAATGGACCATTGTCTGGTAAACCTTACTGTTTGGCTTGCATCCCCTCCCATGCATCGCGCCAAAGACTGTCTTGGCCATCTCATGCTCACCCATTATGAAGAAACCCTTGATAATTAGATTGTATGTGATCTCATCTGGTTTGATCCCCGCTGCATACATTTTCCGCACCAACTCATTTGCCTGCCACCCCCTTCCCCTGTTAATCAGGAACTGGATCCTCACATTGTAGGTAGCAAGTGTCGGGTCACAACCCCTCAGCCTCATGAGGTTCCACAAACCATCTCCAACCTCGCGCCAGCCACACTTATAGAACGCAGCCATGAGCGTCGTGTACGTGACGACATCCGGTCGCACACCAGCCCCATCCATCTCCTGCATAACCCGGTAGGCCGCACGCAAGTCCCCCATGTCACAGTACATCTTGATCACCGTATTACACGAGATGTTGTCCAGCTCAACGCCGTACTTCTCCGGCCCCTCCTCAAACAGACACAGAGCCTCATCAAACATCCGTGCTCGCAGCAGCACCTTCATGGTGGCATTGAGCGACTTGGCGGTGCGCGGGCACCCGTACATACCCATCTCCTGGAAAGTCCGCAGCGCGTGACCCGGCATCCCGGCCTTCCCGTACAGGCCGATGATCCTGACCACGAACCCCTCCCGCCTCCCTTGGGGCAGCGCCTTGTGCTGCTCGAGGATCTCCTCGACGAGGTCATTCCGCCGAGCACCCGCCAGGCGCCCCACCGCGTCCTCGAACACGAAGCGGTTCTCCACCAGGAGGCGGTTTTGCGCATTGGCCCTGAACAGCTGGTACAGCCGCTCCGGGTCCCGCTCATGCTTGATCCTGACCAgcaccggctgctgctgctcctcctccgccgccgccttctcCTCGGCTGCGGCGGCtgcgggggagggggagggatGGCCGAcgccggggcggcggcggcggcggtcaccCTTGGAGGCGGAGACTGCGGCGCGGCAGGCAGCGATGGTGGGGAAGTCGGCGGGGTGAGTGGAGTGCGCGTGCGCGGAGGAGAAGGGGTGGCGGCCCGAGGGCGGGCGCGAGAGCCCCGCGGCGATGACGGTGAGCGCGACGGCGTCGAAGGCTGCGCAGAGCTTGCGGAGGGCGCCCAGGGAGAGCATCTGGCCTCGCTCGATCCCGGGGCGAGAGCCTAGGGTGCGGGGGCGGCTGCGGCGGCCATGGGCGTGGTGGGCGGCGAAGCGAGGAGGGGACaagagagggggagaggagtgcgcggcggcggcggcgacggcggcgtggaGGCGCAACGCACCGCTCCGTCCAGCGGACTCGCGAGCGGTGGGCGAGAGCCCACGGTTTTCCCAACCAAAAGCCTGGAACTGTGCTCGTTGGGCTTTGAGGGCATGGCGTAGTTAGGCCTTTTATGGGCCTTGAGCCCAGCAATACATATGGGCTCGGCCTGAGAGTTTACGTGGACAGGCTCGTGCACATTGTCTAGGCCACAATCTTTCTGGGCGGGTCTTCCACTCTACAGTTTCTCACTCTCTTCACTTCATTCACCGGTAAAAACTAGAGATtctagatttaaaaaaaaaactagagatTCTGTTCCATAAAAAAGAGATTATACaaattaataataaaataaattatatggTAATTTAGTCGATCTGAAtatctttcttttttttagaagATGCTTAGGCTAGTTCAATAGGAGTTTCATTCATAGTGACACTAAGAATGGCTAGTACGGTGCCCGTGCTAAGGCCACTTTTTTTTTTCCAGGATGCATatgaaaacaaccaaacaacGATATTTTTCCATAGTTTAAATCTCACACAATTGTATATGACTATGTATATAATCCGAAAAACACTCAACATAACAAGGCACTTGCTTGCATGAAGCCCTGCCTCCTTGC
This DNA window, taken from Miscanthus floridulus cultivar M001 chromosome 13, ASM1932011v1, whole genome shotgun sequence, encodes the following:
- the LOC136500528 gene encoding F-box protein At-B-like, which codes for MEDTVAEKKPRTAGDGDGDRCNGEPSGTAESSGGGGGGLVERLPEALLVEVLGRLDLDGAFSAAASCRSLHAAANAALSALTAIDLSAFAPSNAILGRILAGNGAVRSLTVNCSLLDDSAASVIARGSLRELSLLRCSFSMSFFVAVGAGCRNLRSLKLEMAVAPDILYSRYSGFGTCLAPIYTGCVYLETLWVKFPLLDPRTAEYETGTGLPLIPSNIKDLLLQPVSHSRAKTVFLKTTSLSKHITDSLESLSLVLDTITDELVMLITSNVHKLVELCLEDEPVTQPNLPEDLTNVGLQALGLCHNLRHLSLTRRCCDFRRVNDFGILMLADGCKQLRTIRFGGFSKVSDAGYAALLHSGKDLKKFEVSNGSCLSDLACLDLDKAAPNISEVRLLNCALLTSDTAKSLAPCTNLKVLDLSGCKSIADSGLVSISKLPNLTLLDLAGADITDAGLSALGNGRCLISSLCLRGCRRIGSNGIASLLCGTGTINKTLISLDIGNVPRISCRAVTVIARNCEQISSLCLRNCLLITDSSLEVLGSMGCDSSKCSLRMLDLAYCSKLSRNFLRHFEPPLFRGLRWLGVGKNVAQRRGCSPTVAEVLERKPGLTICCNACDMGCRNKCHPDIRFLQ
- the LOC136500529 gene encoding COP9 signalosome complex subunit 6-like → MSAPSEAAPAVSAPAPATTAAASSGGFTFKLHPLVIVNVSDHHTRVKAQAACSGDSSSSSSAAGAGAAAGQPPRVFGCVIGVQRGRTVEIFNSFELVLDPVSGTLDRAFLEKKQELYKKVFPDFYVLGWYSTGSDVHDTDMQIHKALMDVNESPVYLLLNPTINLSQKDLPVTIYESELHVIDGSPQLIFVRSNYTIETVEAERISVDHVAHLKPSDGGSAATQLAAHLTGIHSAIKMLNSRVRVIHQYLVAMQKGDIPVDNSLLRQVSSLVRRLPAMESQKFQDDFLMEYNDTLLMTYLAMFTNCSSTMNELVEKINTSYERPTTRRGGRGAFM
- the LOC136501259 gene encoding pentatricopeptide repeat-containing protein At1g80150, mitochondrial-like gives rise to the protein MLSLGALRKLCAAFDAVALTVIAAGLSRPPSGRHPFSSAHAHSTHPADFPTIAACRAAVSASKGDRRRRRPGVGHPSPSPAAAAAEEKAAAEEEQQQPVLVRIKHERDPERLYQLFRANAQNRLLVENRFVFEDAVGRLAGARRNDLVEEILEQHKALPQGRREGFVVRIIGLYGKAGMPGHALRTFQEMGMYGCPRTAKSLNATMKVLLRARMFDEALCLFEEGPEKYGVELDNISCNTVIKMYCDMGDLRAAYRVMQEMDGAGVRPDVVTYTTLMAAFYKCGWREVGDGLWNLMRLRGCDPTLATYNVRIQFLINRGRGWQANELVRKMYAAGIKPDEITYNLIIKGFFIMGEHEMAKTVFGAMHGRGCKPNSKVYQTMVHYLCERRDFDFAFRLCKDSVEKNWFPSVDTINQLLKGLMAISKDRNAREIMKLVTGRKPSYSDGEMKVFKDILSHRKTGR